From Marmota flaviventris isolate mMarFla1 chromosome X, mMarFla1.hap1, whole genome shotgun sequence, the proteins below share one genomic window:
- the Tex28 gene encoding testis-specific protein TEX28, which translates to MVLKAEYVKSPSATLPSSMPSCRSLSSSEDDPNGHSSLSEGELSRNLQESVKHRILYLSEQLKVEKASRDENTVSYLRLVSKADRHQAPRIRQAFEKVNQRTSATIAQIERRLRQCHQQLQELEEDCRSKGSVLKVKSSLDNCEQPSAKATVSKSPKLGGEDGLSSNLPDVTRPFTLESHFSDLQQENFSETKHMSQKRKLQLQKVKEELTEVNKFHIDLQVYYQDLEGRYLMDLQMSLESLQEEKCRQAVIEEQVNDHFQGHLDAIYHLKQNLACTEEKMSYLSYERAKEIWEVMETFKSRICKLETLQQVTQVEMMANLRSRPQEYLFRFVSLLLTLATALLVFVSALCSCPLPLIHSRLRTFTVLMLLLLGALAWQKWHTIATVDWQAWVPSKWRLDSKNSKPPSDRS; encoded by the exons ATGGTTTTAAAG GCAGAATACGTCAAGAGCCCAAGTGCAACACTTCCCTCCAGTATGCCTTCTTGCAGGTCTCTGTCATCCAGCGAGGATGATCCCAATGGGCATTCCAGCCTTTCAGAGGGAGAACTTTCCCGGAATTTACAGGAAAGTGTCAAGCACCGCATCCTCTACCTCTCAGAGCAGCTGAAAGTGGAGAAGGCTAGTCGGGATGAGAACACCGTGAGCTACCTCAGGCTAGTGTCCAAAGCTGACAGGCATCAAGCTCCACGTATCCGGCAGGCCTTTGAGAAGGTGAATCAGCGCACTTCTGCCACCATTGCCCAGATAGAGCGAAGGCTCCGTCAGTGTCATCAGCAGCTCCAGGAACTGGAGGAAGACTGTAGGTCCAAGGGCTCAGTACTTAAGGTGAAAAGCAGTCTGGACAACTGTGAGCAGCCCAGTGCAAAGGCCACGGTTTCCAAGTCCCCCAAGCTGGGTGGGGAAGATGGTCTATCCTCCAACTTGCCTGATGTCACCAGACCCTTCACTCTGGAGAGTCACTTCTCAGACTTGCAACAGGAGAATTTCTCAGAGACAAAGCACATGTCCCAGAAACGAAAGCTACAATTGCAGAAGGTGAAGGAAGAGCTGACAGAAGTTAATAAGTTCCACATTGACCTTCAAGTGTACTACCAGGACCTTGAGGGGAGGTATCTGATGGACCTTCAGATGTCACTGGAGTCCCTTCAGGAGGAAAAATGCAG ACAAGCAGTGATTGAAGAACAGGTGAATGATCACTTTCAGGGGCATCTGGACGCAATTTACCATCTCAAGCAGAATCTGGCCTGCACTGAAGAGAAAATGTCCTATCTGTCCTATGAGAGAGCCAAGGAAATATGG GAGGTCATGGAGACTTTCAAGAGTCGAATATGCAAGCTAGAAACTCTACAACAAGTCACCCAAGTGGAGATGATGGCAAACCTTAGAAGCCGTCCCCAGGAGTATTTGTTCAGATTCGTGAGCCTGCTCCTCACACTGGCCACAGCCCTCTTGGTCTTTGTCTCCGCTCTGTGCTCCTGCCCCTTGCCTCTGATCCACTCACGCTTACGCACATTCACTGTACTCATGCTGCTCTTGCTTGGGGCCCTTGCCTGGCAGAAGTGGCACACCATCGCCACTGTAGACTGGCAGGCATGGGTCCCTTCAAAGTGGAGACTGGACTCTAAGAACTCCAAGCCTCCATCGGATAGATCTTAA